The window TACGGCGATCTCGTCCGAGCCGAGTCCGAACGCCAGGGCTTGGACGGCCAGCGCCTCGTCGATCCTGGCGGCCAGGTCCAGGGGGCCGATGACGATGTCGTCGGGCGTGACGGGGCCCTGACCGGGGAAGCGCAGCATGCCCGGAGACTACCCGGGCGATTCGTTTCAGTGCGCTGGGGACGGGGGGGGTTGTCTTGTTGCTGCGGGTGCGTCGTGGCTGGTCGCGCAGTTTCCCGCGCCCCTGACGGGCGCCTCCTCAGAACAGGATGCTCATGAAGGCGCCGACCTCTTGGAAGCCCACTCTGCGGTAGGTGGCTCGGGCGGCTGTGTTGTAGTCGTTGACGTAGAGGCTGGCGATCGGGGCCACGTCCGCGAGGGCGTAGCGAAGGACCGCTGCCATGCCGGGGGCCGCGAAGCCTTGGCCCCGGTATTCGGGGGCCACCCAGACGCCCTGGATCTGGCAGGCCTCGGTCGTGGCCGCGCCGATCTCCGCCTTGAAGACGACCCGGCCGTTGTGGTCGAGGCGGGCGAACGAGCGGCCGGAGCCGACGAGTTCGGCGACCCGGGCCTGGTAGAGGAGTCCGCCGTCGCCCGCGAGCGGGGAGACTCCGACCTCCTCGGTGAACATCGCCACGCACGCCGGCATGATCGTCTCCATCTCGTCCTTGCGGATGCGACGGACATAGGGATCCGGGGCCATGTCGGTGGGGAGCCGGTCGGTGACCATCAGGGGCTGGTGCGGGCGGACCTCGCGGGCGGGGCCCCAGTTCGGTTCGAGGAGGCGCCAGAGCTGAGAGGTGGCGTCGGACGGGCCGACGATGGAGGAGCAGCGGCGGCCTGCCCTGCGGGCGCGGTCGGCGAAGGCGCGTACGGCTCTGGGGGTGGCGCAGATCGGGACCAGGTTGGCGCCCGCGTAGCAGAGGGACGTCAGCATGCCGTCCTCGTACCAGCCCCACATCTCGCCGCCGAGGCGCCAGGGGTCGAGGCCGGCCACCTGTACGCGGGAGGCCACGAAGGCGTTCGCCACCGGCTCGCGGTCGAGGACGGCGAGCGCGGCGTCCAGGTCGCTCGGTTCGAGGACCCTGGTGGTCGTCTGCGTCAACACGTGCGGGGCCTTCACCATCAGGTC is drawn from Streptomyces liliifuscus and contains these coding sequences:
- a CDS encoding GNAT family N-acetyltransferase, with product MLTQTTTRVLEPSDLDAALAVLDREPVANAFVASRVQVAGLDPWRLGGEMWGWYEDGMLTSLCYAGANLVPICATPRAVRAFADRARRAGRRCSSIVGPSDATSQLWRLLEPNWGPAREVRPHQPLMVTDRLPTDMAPDPYVRRIRKDEMETIMPACVAMFTEEVGVSPLAGDGGLLYQARVAELVGSGRSFARLDHNGRVVFKAEIGAATTEACQIQGVWVAPEYRGQGFAAPGMAAVLRYALADVAPIASLYVNDYNTAARATYRRVGFQEVGAFMSILF